The following proteins come from a genomic window of Leptospira bandrabouensis:
- the eboE gene encoding metabolite traffic protein EboE: MKTKYGHLTYCSNIHPGETWSDHFLQLKENLPIIRAKVSPQTPMGIGLRLSGEASFELIKPNIISEFQTWLTKEGFYVFLINGFPYGNFHKTTVKENVYHPDWATTDRLDYTIRLFSILSQLLPEGLEGGVSTPPISYQFFDKTDAERELRVKSATQNITEVLHHLIQIQKETGKILHLDIEPEPDGILGNVELWIHWFRDIFLPTALPEIQSQWGFTKEEAESIIRNHIRICLDVCHSAVSFEDNNTVVRLLRKNFIKVGRIQISSALKVKFPEDPKPTLDSLKHFEEPTYLHQVVIQSKDGQLESFPDLPYALQRDVKPFEEWRIHFHVPVFLDSYGLLSSTQSELVYLLNLQKEFNLTDALEVETYTWGVLPKELQTPITTSIIRELAWVKTILD, from the coding sequence ATGAAAACCAAATACGGCCATCTTACATACTGTTCCAATATTCATCCTGGAGAAACTTGGTCGGATCATTTTTTGCAACTCAAAGAAAATCTTCCGATAATTCGTGCGAAAGTATCACCGCAAACACCGATGGGCATTGGGCTTAGGTTGTCCGGTGAAGCTTCGTTTGAACTTATAAAACCAAATATTATTTCTGAATTCCAAACTTGGTTAACCAAAGAAGGATTTTACGTTTTTTTGATCAATGGATTTCCCTATGGTAATTTTCACAAAACAACGGTTAAAGAGAATGTATATCATCCAGATTGGGCTACCACGGACCGATTGGATTATACAATTCGTTTGTTTTCTATTTTATCGCAATTATTACCGGAAGGTTTGGAAGGTGGAGTTTCGACTCCACCCATTTCCTATCAGTTTTTTGACAAAACAGATGCAGAAAGAGAATTAAGAGTTAAATCTGCCACTCAAAATATCACAGAAGTCCTTCATCATTTGATTCAAATCCAAAAGGAAACGGGAAAAATTTTACATTTGGATATAGAACCGGAACCGGATGGTATTTTAGGAAATGTTGAACTTTGGATTCACTGGTTTCGAGATATTTTTCTCCCTACAGCACTTCCTGAAATCCAATCCCAATGGGGGTTTACAAAGGAAGAAGCGGAAAGTATAATTCGTAATCATATTAGAATTTGTTTAGATGTTTGTCATTCCGCCGTGAGTTTCGAAGATAACAATACTGTAGTTAGGTTGTTACGTAAGAATTTCATAAAAGTGGGTAGAATTCAAATCAGTTCTGCTTTGAAAGTAAAGTTCCCTGAAGATCCTAAACCAACCTTGGATTCCCTAAAGCATTTTGAGGAACCAACCTATCTTCACCAAGTAGTCATTCAGTCCAAAGATGGACAATTAGAATCCTTTCCTGATTTGCCTTATGCATTACAAAGAGATGTCAAACCTTTTGAGGAATGGCGAATCCATTTTCATGTTCCAGTTTTTTTAGATAGTTATGGGCTTTTATCTTCGACTCAAAGTGAATTAGTTTATCTATTGAATTTACAAAAAGAATTTAATTTAACTGATGCTTTAGAAGTGGAAACGTATACTTGGGGAGTGTTACCAAAAGAATTACAAACTCCTATTACAACATCCATCATTCGTGAATTGGCATGGGTAAAAACTATTTTAGATTGA
- a CDS encoding sensor histidine kinase — MSNLIDKLGIRRLLNLGVTEELSLESSVRVQLSNLVALLGIFSNIQYSIFFVIAGAPHYLFMNMIHVFVIAFLVYVLYLNTRKRYFLSRIILVITISVPLFLVSTISFGTSGGFYYYFLMFAIVPFVIFPYEEKWWILFVFLMNTVFYLWFEFFGTPGVFAKGTLLYYKEVQDLFRINSVVSCLSFVALFMFYFLRNINHIQKEMVRINDHKDRIFSILAHDLKGPIGTMNTFLGYLTNSLPEREELIFALKELKKSTNQTYLVLENLLDWVRNETKKTQCNPNQLNLSSIIKNAIDILNMQAAEKGIRIETKISDEYLVLCDERMTATVLRNILSNAIKYSHPNGKILIEAKAISSFMEICFEDNGIGMTEDLLEKIIEGKRFTSQFGTVGEKGTGLGLLVCIELLKEQGGSLRVKSNPKEGTKIIIQLPLVN, encoded by the coding sequence ATGAGTAACTTAATAGATAAATTAGGAATTCGGCGATTACTCAATTTAGGAGTTACTGAAGAATTAAGTTTAGAATCTTCGGTTCGCGTTCAACTTTCCAATTTAGTTGCCCTATTAGGAATTTTTTCAAACATACAGTATTCTATTTTTTTTGTCATTGCTGGTGCTCCTCACTACCTGTTTATGAATATGATTCATGTGTTCGTGATCGCATTCTTAGTTTATGTTTTGTATTTGAATACCAGGAAAAGGTATTTTTTATCTCGTATCATTTTAGTTATCACTATATCTGTGCCATTGTTTTTAGTTTCTACCATTAGTTTTGGAACGTCCGGCGGGTTTTATTATTACTTTTTAATGTTTGCAATTGTTCCTTTTGTGATTTTCCCATACGAGGAGAAGTGGTGGATTCTTTTCGTTTTCCTAATGAATACTGTCTTCTATCTATGGTTTGAGTTTTTTGGAACTCCTGGTGTATTTGCAAAAGGAACTCTATTATATTATAAAGAAGTGCAAGATTTGTTTCGTATCAATTCAGTAGTTTCTTGTTTGTCCTTTGTTGCTTTGTTTATGTTTTATTTTTTAAGAAACATCAATCACATTCAAAAAGAAATGGTTCGTATTAATGACCATAAAGATAGAATTTTTTCTATTTTGGCTCACGATTTAAAAGGCCCAATCGGAACTATGAATACCTTTTTGGGATATCTAACAAATTCTTTGCCCGAAAGGGAAGAGCTGATTTTTGCTTTGAAAGAATTGAAAAAAAGTACAAATCAAACTTATTTGGTACTCGAAAATTTACTCGATTGGGTTCGGAATGAAACTAAAAAAACCCAATGTAATCCTAATCAATTAAATTTATCTTCGATTATCAAAAATGCTATTGATATCCTTAATATGCAGGCAGCCGAAAAAGGAATTCGCATTGAAACGAAAATTTCGGATGAATATCTCGTATTATGTGATGAACGAATGACGGCCACTGTCCTGCGTAATATTTTGTCCAACGCGATAAAATATTCTCATCCAAATGGAAAGATACTGATCGAAGCTAAAGCGATTTCATCCTTTATGGAAATTTGTTTTGAGGACAATGGAATTGGGATGACCGAGGATCTCTTGGAAAAAATTATCGAGGGGAAAAGGTTTACGTCTCAATTTGGAACCGTTGGAGAAAAAGGAACGGGACTGGGGCTCCTTGTTTGTATCGAATTATTGAAAGAACAGGGTGGTTCACTTCGAGTAAAAAGTAATCCAAAAGAGGGAACTAAAATCATCATCCAACTTCCTCTTGTAAATTAA
- a CDS encoding PP2C family protein-serine/threonine phosphatase, with amino-acid sequence MKFLWLIVLLSSSAIYSEIVTLESGWTFQREGETIAKPVLVGVPLIEQGYKVPIRGKYRLKIFVPVLPEYSQAIYMDRLHSADQTFWNGKYIGSTGSFTPNYYPYWHKVRYYEIPISILKLGENELVVDVECRETQFRCGLFRSVPIFGNQDQIKDKMVFEDVYQIVIAALFFGIFLQQGIGYALNRSSKSGIYLAGTAILFVGWRLPVLNKIHFLMVSPEILVRLLFFCQFVFPVFILLFVYTLFDRRLTKLAVITFFLDVVLGIIQLFPMDPDSRFYLVYLWYILLAVKVPILVQLLAKNYKKTAEAVVVSLGALVATFFGIADVITDVVTGKNDYLTQYGILTFLFSGVLAIALQSARTKRELRNLNESLEMLVTLRTQELHKQFKLLHDDLVIAAGLQSKLIPPMEFEHHSLSVASVFMPMEKIGGDYFDYYIHEDSSISFLLCDVLGHGIAAALIASMLKVNFLEIAPKEKDPGAFLLELNQKMLPVVEKNYITAVACHFDLERLIMKYSVMGHPSPFIMNVFSHTLAPLTGRGPIMGWKKDVLVETFSRKLEVGDRFFFYTDGITESQNKRRELYGESRLKGQLVDGLNLSIHDLNEKIKKDIRKFAFRLSDDVTYFTIDIK; translated from the coding sequence ATGAAATTCCTTTGGTTGATTGTCCTTTTATCATCATCTGCCATTTATTCTGAGATTGTCACATTAGAGTCAGGTTGGACTTTCCAAAGAGAGGGCGAAACAATCGCCAAGCCTGTATTAGTTGGAGTTCCATTGATTGAACAAGGATACAAAGTCCCGATACGTGGAAAGTATCGCTTAAAAATTTTTGTCCCAGTTTTACCGGAATATTCACAGGCGATTTATATGGATCGTCTTCATTCGGCTGACCAAACTTTTTGGAATGGAAAGTATATAGGTTCTACGGGAAGTTTCACACCTAATTATTATCCGTATTGGCACAAAGTCCGTTATTATGAAATTCCCATTTCTATTCTGAAACTAGGTGAAAATGAACTTGTTGTAGATGTGGAGTGCCGCGAAACACAGTTTAGGTGTGGATTGTTTCGATCGGTTCCTATTTTTGGGAACCAAGATCAAATCAAAGACAAAATGGTTTTTGAGGATGTCTACCAAATTGTAATTGCTGCCTTGTTTTTTGGAATTTTTTTACAACAAGGAATTGGCTATGCATTAAATCGATCTTCAAAATCAGGAATTTACTTAGCAGGTACAGCAATTCTTTTTGTAGGTTGGAGATTACCTGTTTTAAATAAAATTCACTTTTTGATGGTTTCTCCCGAAATTCTGGTGCGTTTGTTGTTTTTTTGCCAGTTTGTATTTCCCGTCTTTATCCTGTTATTTGTTTACACACTATTCGATAGACGACTAACAAAACTTGCTGTGATAACTTTTTTTTTAGATGTGGTTCTTGGTATCATTCAGTTGTTCCCGATGGATCCTGATAGTCGATTTTATTTAGTATACCTATGGTATATCCTACTTGCTGTAAAGGTTCCAATCCTTGTTCAATTGTTGGCAAAAAATTATAAAAAAACCGCAGAGGCAGTTGTTGTTTCTCTTGGTGCGCTTGTTGCTACTTTTTTTGGGATTGCCGATGTCATTACTGATGTTGTCACAGGGAAAAATGATTATTTAACTCAATATGGAATTTTGACTTTTCTATTTTCGGGAGTTCTTGCTATAGCATTACAAAGTGCGAGAACAAAAAGGGAACTTCGCAATTTAAACGAGTCATTGGAAATGCTTGTTACACTTCGTACACAAGAGCTACATAAACAATTTAAATTGTTACACGATGATTTGGTAATTGCTGCTGGTTTGCAATCAAAGTTAATTCCACCTATGGAATTTGAACACCATTCCCTTAGTGTAGCTTCTGTTTTTATGCCAATGGAGAAAATTGGCGGTGATTATTTTGATTATTATATTCATGAGGATTCTTCCATTAGCTTTTTGTTATGTGATGTTTTAGGTCATGGCATTGCAGCCGCTCTTATCGCCAGTATGTTGAAGGTGAATTTTTTAGAAATAGCTCCGAAAGAAAAGGATCCAGGTGCATTTTTATTAGAACTAAATCAAAAGATGTTACCTGTAGTTGAAAAGAATTATATCACGGCTGTTGCCTGCCACTTCGATTTAGAGAGATTAATAATGAAATATTCGGTAATGGGACACCCTAGTCCTTTTATTATGAATGTTTTTTCTCATACCTTGGCCCCACTCACGGGAAGAGGACCGATTATGGGATGGAAAAAAGATGTTTTAGTAGAAACTTTTTCCCGTAAACTTGAGGTGGGGGATCGTTTCTTTTTTTATACGGATGGAATTACAGAAAGTCAGAATAAACGTAGGGAATTGTACGGGGAATCTAGACTAAAAGGACAGTTAGTCGATGGTTTAAATCTCTCGATTCATGATTTGAACGAAAAAATCAAAAAGGATATTCGAAAATTTGCATTTCGTTTGTCAGATGACGTCACATACTTTACCATCGATATCAAATGA
- a CDS encoding winged helix-turn-helix transcriptional regulator codes for MTKEPKRTAQELNKKGGQWTFLSNHAHVLICLSKDPDMRLKDVALLVGITERAVQAIVKDLVDAQILEKSKDGRRNQYIIQTEQKLRHPLEANHSISELLRLGK; via the coding sequence ATGACCAAAGAACCTAAAAGAACAGCACAAGAATTGAATAAAAAAGGAGGCCAATGGACTTTTCTTTCAAACCATGCTCATGTTTTGATTTGTTTGAGCAAGGATCCAGATATGCGGTTGAAAGATGTTGCTTTGTTAGTTGGTATTACCGAGAGAGCTGTTCAAGCCATAGTCAAAGATTTGGTGGATGCACAAATCTTAGAAAAAAGTAAAGACGGTCGACGTAACCAATACATCATCCAGACCGAACAAAAATTACGCCATCCTTTGGAAGCAAATCATTCTATTTCAGAACTTTTACGTTTGGGTAAATAA
- a CDS encoding ketopantoate reductase family protein, with translation MLTTYPSIAISGIGSVTVTIIHALSQNQIPFKILCRNQSRFQSLKNNPISFQGPNGKIVKIDLMSHLTMTQDNQEKFDYILIGCKNQNLSEYLEETKSFLKPNGKWVLIQNGIPELQFKSYTDKIIGGVVGWNTQTLSDHTYYQSNVGSLILGEAKGTKPDSLWEKLLSPFLPVVLTDKLSGFRWHKLAINSIINGLAASKQVSLGELFLNQQSRVEALETLTEIKQVMNRLEITEQVVPGSFPIQKLGGGPGSLPRWICHLILILLGLKYFRIRTSMVQDLDANRKTEIDFINGEVVKKANKLGISVPRNEWIVQKIKELELKN, from the coding sequence ATGTTAACGACTTATCCTTCCATTGCAATTAGTGGGATTGGTTCTGTAACCGTCACTATCATCCATGCCCTTTCCCAAAATCAGATTCCATTTAAAATCCTATGTCGCAACCAATCTAGATTTCAATCTCTAAAGAATAACCCAATAAGTTTCCAAGGCCCGAATGGAAAAATAGTTAAGATTGATTTAATGAGCCACCTAACAATGACTCAAGACAACCAAGAAAAATTTGATTATATTCTGATTGGTTGTAAAAATCAAAATCTTTCTGAATATTTGGAAGAAACAAAATCATTTCTAAAACCAAATGGGAAATGGGTTTTGATTCAAAATGGAATTCCTGAACTACAATTCAAATCCTATACAGATAAAATCATTGGTGGAGTTGTGGGTTGGAATACCCAAACTTTATCTGATCATACTTATTACCAATCCAATGTGGGAAGTTTGATCCTTGGTGAAGCCAAAGGAACCAAACCTGATTCTCTCTGGGAAAAACTTCTCTCACCTTTTCTTCCTGTTGTTTTGACTGACAAACTTAGTGGGTTTAGGTGGCATAAACTAGCCATCAATTCCATCATCAATGGACTTGCCGCTTCAAAACAAGTTAGCTTAGGTGAACTATTTCTCAATCAACAATCAAGGGTAGAAGCCCTCGAAACGCTGACTGAGATTAAACAAGTGATGAACCGGTTGGAAATTACAGAACAAGTGGTGCCGGGATCTTTTCCCATTCAAAAATTAGGTGGAGGTCCAGGTTCTCTTCCAAGGTGGATTTGTCATTTGATCCTTATTTTACTTGGTTTAAAATACTTTAGGATTCGAACTTCTATGGTCCAAGATTTGGATGCAAACCGCAAAACGGAAATTGATTTTATCAATGGTGAAGTTGTAAAAAAAGCAAACAAGTTAGGAATTTCCGTACCTAGGAACGAATGGATTGTTCAGAAAATCAAAGAATTAGAATTAAAAAACTAA
- the perRA gene encoding peroxide-responsive transcriptional repressor PerRA — protein MDLSYQKTKELLESHGIRPTSQRLEMAHLLLERHQHLFAEEVFHLVNSHFPHASRATIFNNLKLFAEKGMLGTLELKSGVTHFDSNIGPHHHALNEETGEITDVDMNEELEAKVLEELTESYFQKTGKKLESAKLVITLRGK, from the coding sequence ATGGATCTTAGTTACCAAAAAACCAAGGAACTCCTCGAATCCCACGGGATCCGACCGACTTCTCAAAGATTGGAAATGGCACATTTGCTTTTGGAACGCCACCAACATTTATTTGCAGAAGAAGTGTTTCATTTGGTCAATTCCCACTTTCCTCACGCGTCCAGGGCCACTATTTTTAATAACCTGAAACTTTTTGCCGAGAAGGGAATGCTTGGGACTTTGGAATTAAAAAGTGGGGTCACCCATTTTGACTCAAACATTGGACCACACCACCATGCTCTCAATGAAGAAACCGGTGAGATTACTGATGTGGATATGAATGAAGAACTTGAAGCAAAAGTATTAGAAGAACTCACAGAAAGTTATTTCCAAAAGACAGGCAAAAAACTAGAATCTGCAAAACTAGTCATTACCCTCCGAGGGAAATAA
- a CDS encoding DoxX family protein yields MKKFLVYSLGAFYIIAGANHFFSPEFYLEMMPDYLPFHELLNVTSGLAEITLGSLVLYERMRKMASYGIILLLLAIYPANINMLLTALDGKDFGVPIWALYARLPFQFLFIYWAWLVRNFKWSDETT; encoded by the coding sequence ATGAAAAAATTTCTCGTGTATTCTCTCGGGGCTTTCTACATAATCGCTGGAGCCAACCATTTCTTTTCTCCAGAATTTTATCTAGAAATGATGCCAGATTATCTGCCATTCCACGAACTTTTGAATGTGACGAGTGGACTCGCTGAAATTACCTTAGGATCCTTGGTCCTCTATGAACGAATGCGAAAGATGGCAAGTTACGGAATCATTTTGCTTTTACTCGCCATATATCCAGCAAATATCAATATGTTATTAACGGCCTTAGACGGAAAAGATTTTGGAGTCCCGATTTGGGCTTTGTATGCAAGATTGCCCTTCCAGTTTTTATTCATCTATTGGGCATGGCTAGTTAGAAACTTCAAATGGTCTGACGAAACAACCTAA
- a CDS encoding alkaline phosphatase family protein, translated as MKNTKTNSFQKTVVIDVVGLSSHLVCEFTPFLKQFLEKRNTILIEPMIPAVTTSVQSTYLTGKWPNQHGIVGNGWYDHKDSEIKFWKQSNHLVESEKIWERARKIDPQFTCSKMFWWYNMYASADYSVTPRPQYHADGVKAPDCYSNPPELRDELQKELGQFPLFHFWGPNANIKSTQWIADATIFVDKKYNPTLTLVYLPHLDYCLQKLGPNLSKIQKELLEIDTVLKQLIEYYEGQNTKIILLSEYGITPVHRPIHINRILRENGFISVRKERWYELLDPGASKAFAVSDHQISHIYCKDSETKTKVERILKNIPGIQLVLDKKAQKKYHLDHERSGDFVLVADSDSWFSYYYWLDDRMAPDYARLVDIHRKPGYDPCEMFLDPKKSAVKLRVLLKLLQKKLGFRYLMDVIPLDANLVKGSHGTIHAKKEFYPLFSGAQSYPGKEISANKVYDLIWDQMTSKI; from the coding sequence ATGAAAAATACAAAAACTAACTCATTTCAGAAAACAGTTGTGATCGATGTTGTGGGACTTAGTTCTCATTTGGTTTGCGAATTTACTCCTTTTCTAAAACAGTTTTTGGAAAAAAGAAATACAATACTCATTGAACCAATGATCCCTGCTGTGACTACCAGCGTGCAATCCACTTATCTGACAGGGAAATGGCCGAACCAACATGGAATCGTTGGTAATGGTTGGTATGATCACAAAGACTCAGAAATTAAATTCTGGAAACAATCCAACCACCTAGTAGAGAGTGAAAAAATTTGGGAAAGGGCAAGGAAGATCGATCCCCAATTCACTTGTTCCAAAATGTTTTGGTGGTACAATATGTACGCTAGCGCGGATTATTCGGTGACACCGAGGCCGCAATACCATGCAGACGGTGTAAAAGCACCTGATTGTTATTCGAATCCTCCAGAACTTCGAGATGAGTTACAAAAAGAACTAGGCCAGTTTCCTCTTTTCCATTTTTGGGGACCTAATGCCAATATTAAATCCACACAATGGATCGCAGATGCAACTATCTTTGTAGATAAAAAATACAACCCAACGCTTACATTGGTTTACCTTCCTCATTTGGATTATTGTTTGCAAAAATTGGGACCAAATCTTTCAAAAATCCAAAAGGAGCTTTTAGAAATTGATACGGTTCTTAAACAATTAATTGAATACTACGAAGGACAGAATACAAAAATCATTTTGTTATCGGAATATGGAATCACACCAGTCCATCGTCCGATTCATATCAACCGAATCCTCCGAGAGAATGGTTTCATTTCTGTTCGCAAGGAACGATGGTATGAACTTTTAGATCCAGGTGCGTCGAAGGCTTTTGCGGTCTCGGACCACCAAATTAGTCATATTTATTGCAAAGATTCCGAAACAAAAACAAAGGTGGAAAGGATTCTAAAAAACATTCCAGGAATTCAGCTTGTTTTAGATAAAAAAGCGCAAAAAAAATATCATTTGGACCACGAACGTTCCGGTGATTTCGTTTTAGTAGCAGATTCAGATTCTTGGTTTTCTTACTATTATTGGTTAGATGATAGAATGGCACCAGATTATGCTCGTTTGGTGGATATTCACAGAAAACCAGGGTATGATCCTTGTGAGATGTTTTTAGATCCTAAAAAATCTGCCGTTAAACTGAGAGTATTGTTAAAATTATTACAAAAAAAACTAGGTTTTCGCTACCTGATGGATGTGATCCCCCTGGATGCAAATTTGGTAAAAGGATCTCACGGGACCATTCATGCAAAAAAGGAATTTTACCCTTTATTTTCAGGAGCACAGTCTTACCCCGGAAAAGAAATTTCTGCTAATAAAGTGTACGATTTGATTTGGGATCAGATGACATCCAAGATTTAA
- a CDS encoding Crp/Fnr family transcriptional regulator: MSVEEIKVVNYSKGAAIVVQNSVNTGNFFIVRSGRVSVDSEHIVVDHELSFYEAGDSFGLVSALTEHRFLVTLFADTDVELVQIPIRLLGSYLKERKELAMKILGLYSRELRTLQKHLSKANKPADREYHPERLVLNARTYLTWQKPNLAAYSLQTFLKWSKENNSTANVAEATELLRSIGSNYKPFVWESMQASLEAGEILFVESEKNNEIYVVLEGNVKLFGIVRGFEYVIDVLGPGEIFGEMSLIDNAPRMASAITETKSKILRVTADSLFESVGPSLLQKIFESIARRIWFSHQRLVILRLKTPVIRLYAYLYNSIRDQDIRLGRNLDESLANPHTIYIQMEELCNMCGIIKVKQETIQEFLSDTNLVIEPNRITIKSRKRLEEKLGHYKSKEGRIVA; encoded by the coding sequence GTGTCCGTAGAAGAAATCAAAGTTGTTAATTATTCCAAAGGTGCTGCCATCGTTGTGCAGAATTCCGTCAATACTGGAAATTTTTTTATTGTAAGATCAGGCCGGGTATCGGTCGACTCTGAACATATTGTCGTAGATCATGAACTCTCATTTTACGAAGCGGGGGATAGTTTTGGCCTAGTCTCAGCCCTCACCGAACATCGATTTTTGGTGACTTTGTTTGCGGATACCGATGTGGAGTTAGTGCAGATCCCGATTCGACTTTTGGGTTCTTATTTGAAAGAAAGAAAAGAGCTCGCTATGAAGATATTAGGTCTTTATTCTAGAGAGCTCAGAACTTTACAAAAACACCTATCCAAGGCAAACAAACCCGCAGACCGCGAATACCACCCAGAACGTTTGGTTCTAAATGCTAGAACTTACCTAACTTGGCAAAAACCAAATTTAGCGGCCTATTCTTTACAAACCTTTCTTAAATGGTCCAAAGAAAACAATTCCACGGCTAACGTGGCAGAGGCTACGGAACTACTCAGATCCATTGGATCCAATTACAAACCTTTTGTTTGGGAGAGTATGCAGGCCTCTTTGGAGGCTGGAGAAATCCTCTTTGTTGAAAGTGAAAAGAACAACGAAATCTACGTAGTGTTAGAGGGAAATGTTAAACTGTTTGGAATTGTTCGTGGTTTTGAGTATGTAATCGATGTTTTAGGGCCGGGCGAAATTTTTGGAGAGATGTCTCTCATTGACAATGCTCCGCGTATGGCATCAGCCATTACCGAAACCAAAAGTAAAATCCTTCGTGTTACCGCAGATAGTTTATTTGAATCTGTGGGACCATCCTTGTTACAAAAAATCTTTGAAAGTATTGCTAGACGGATTTGGTTTTCCCACCAACGCCTGGTCATTCTTCGATTGAAGACGCCCGTCATCAGACTCTACGCTTATTTATACAATTCAATCCGGGACCAAGACATTCGTTTAGGTCGAAACTTGGATGAAAGTTTAGCCAATCCACATACGATTTATATCCAGATGGAAGAACTTTGTAATATGTGTGGAATCATCAAGGTGAAACAAGAAACCATTCAGGAATTCCTAAGTGATACAAACTTGGTCATTGAACCGAATCGAATTACGATCAAAAGTCGGAAACGATTGGAGGAAAAACTCGGGCATTATAAATCTAAAGAAGGGCGGATTGTTGCCTAA